The Hymenobacter oligotrophus genome has a window encoding:
- a CDS encoding DUF3592 domain-containing protein — protein sequence MFSLDSADQAFLLTETAGALVLLLSANLLNRQIKLHRHGDTAEGVVVDVEYSGTSSPRYYAVVRFWTPQCEWVTARAAYGTDVPGCQAGDTVRVRFDPANPSHFTVGTDGSTLRPWASAIGGAAICLYGLIKYLNL from the coding sequence GTGTTTTCGTTGGATAGCGCCGACCAAGCTTTTTTGCTGACGGAAACGGCCGGTGCGCTGGTGCTACTCCTGAGCGCCAACTTGCTTAACCGCCAAATTAAACTGCACCGCCACGGCGATACGGCCGAGGGCGTGGTGGTCGACGTTGAGTATTCTGGAACCAGCTCGCCCCGCTACTACGCCGTGGTCCGTTTCTGGACTCCGCAGTGCGAATGGGTAACCGCTCGTGCCGCTTACGGAACCGACGTACCTGGCTGCCAAGCTGGCGACACGGTGCGGGTGCGTTTCGACCCTGCCAACCCGAGCCATTTCACGGTTGGCACCGATGGCTCGACCCTTCGACCCTGGGCATCGGCTATAGGCGGCGCGGCCATATGCCTGTACGGGCTGATTAAGTACCTGAACCTGTGA
- a CDS encoding DNA repair ATPase, with translation METSAAPQLETGTYEILRNRLTKGGSDLRIRLDKLNTARKQVFGALDWQLLGTGRITTEHNCVPMDMVALGDKFLFGFNVLLGLKTEVDLQDVFGVYAYQRPEFRPVGLDIIQEKGFLEELRNLYRYYKNARFVKFAQRGEHLFMVFRVGKTANDIKTFKWLVQGEALTYLDNRSDHEYTFPPQHEFSWKRATRDMQRAGKHPHISIEDKVFVETVGGDLTIKVEDNTKTGQGIYSEPVDNKDQTLDDAEIHYAVVGQLVLLKIRPYQEQQFRYFLYNTKLRQAQRLDALADACVLLPDGHGLIFPHGYYLQTGDGKQFENVPSELVFEKRVASPNGEDFLYVFFQKDNGLYLLLSYNLISQKVAAPIVCHGYALFENGELCYFRADEEPKKHHAVQIWQTPYTAPNFQLPAVQDGYLGKLGNKEIVRAMAEAQEVLTLIGKDDSYTGLYLDLIRRTTTLSDSYHWLAEPGAEKLAEPLQDIRQAATSAVEEFDKVQRIRRSTHEQTQQVLGRAAELRDYIKRTADATEVQEYVQQLANLRQVRGEVISLKELRYVDAAAVERTAEELQGLSQEVAQRTVDFLLRDNALAPYAERVAALGAGIEQVPTVTEANRLEQDMNAVAAELELLIEVVGNLPIADPTQTTRIIDNISGIYAGFNQLRAALKKRRQALAGTEAQAEFAAQLKLLEQSLVNYLDLSDTPAKCDEYLSRLMVQLQELEGKFPEFDQFLSQLATRREEAYEAFEARKQSLVAARNQRATALLQSAERMLKAVHNRVAKLTSVADINGHFAADVMVEKVRRTVDELLALGDAVKADDLQSRLKTVREDAVRQLKDRADLFVDGGQGVRFGPHTFTVNTQPLELTLVLRDGQLHYHLTGTNFFRAVADAAVEQARPVWEQTLPSENHDVYRAEFLAYQLLAVAQNPAPAAEGAPATLQVAELERLGAAELLSYVQQHMAPRYAEGYLKGVHDHDAAQILAALVRLTRTTGLLRYPTETRAAASLYWHRFAPADKKAHWLHQIRGLALLLQVYPGAQETSKLAAELQAALSQFAQESGLFTPAEVAEAGTYLLHELIQQASASKNRQLPASITQGGLVEGRGSMVVEQYQPRATPFTTSAEAADLHDAFLKQLKERRATDTFEASVAALGQQPTAQYQLVRQWLQAFLKQANHTAWVEYGDEAAALLVTRSYNPAQVVRTPLTEVLPGLRGTHPRIQEDHSYALNFPHFRRRLHHYVQHTQPQFERFAELKKQLLAQAADTMRLDDFRPRVLTSFVRNRLIDQVYLPLIGANLAKQIGTAGEGKRTDLMGLLLLISPPGYGKTTLLEYVANRLGLIFMKINGPAIGHAVTSVDPAQAPNAGARQELEKLNLAFEMGDNVMIYVDDIQHCHPEFLQKFISLCDAQRKIEGVYQGRARTYDFRGRKVCVVMAGNPYTETGDVFKLPDMLANRADIYNLGDILTAGSEEAFRLSYLENALTSNAALGRLATQAPQDVPALIRLAETGQADGLTFEGNHAPEELSEYVAVLQKLLRLRDVVARVNAAYIASAAQADAYRTEPPFKLQGSYRNMNKLAEKVRPVMNEQEVEQLLAAHYESEAQTLTSAAEANLLKLRELLGWLTPEQQQRWQQIKHTYQDNLRNSQAGQVLQVLTKLEAIAGGLSGIREVLKNA, from the coding sequence ATGGAAACTTCCGCCGCTCCGCAACTCGAAACCGGCACCTACGAAATCCTGCGCAACCGCCTGACCAAAGGCGGCTCCGACCTGCGCATCCGCCTCGACAAGCTCAACACCGCCCGCAAGCAAGTCTTCGGCGCGCTCGACTGGCAACTGCTCGGCACCGGGCGCATCACCACCGAGCATAACTGCGTGCCCATGGATATGGTGGCGCTCGGCGACAAGTTCCTGTTCGGATTCAACGTGCTCCTAGGTCTTAAAACCGAGGTGGACCTGCAGGACGTGTTTGGCGTGTATGCATACCAGCGGCCAGAGTTCCGCCCTGTGGGGCTTGACATCATTCAGGAAAAGGGTTTTTTGGAGGAGCTGCGCAACCTGTACCGCTACTACAAAAACGCGCGCTTCGTGAAGTTTGCCCAGCGCGGCGAGCACCTGTTTATGGTGTTTCGGGTGGGCAAAACGGCTAACGATATCAAGACGTTTAAGTGGCTGGTGCAGGGCGAGGCACTGACTTACCTCGACAACCGCTCCGACCACGAGTACACCTTTCCGCCGCAGCACGAGTTCAGCTGGAAGCGTGCCACCCGCGACATGCAGCGCGCCGGCAAGCACCCGCACATCAGCATCGAAGACAAGGTGTTTGTGGAGACGGTGGGCGGCGACCTCACCATCAAGGTCGAAGACAACACCAAGACGGGACAAGGTATTTACTCCGAGCCCGTCGACAACAAAGACCAGACCCTCGACGACGCCGAAATTCACTATGCGGTGGTGGGCCAGTTGGTACTGCTCAAGATTAGGCCGTACCAGGAGCAGCAGTTCCGCTACTTTCTTTACAACACCAAGCTGCGCCAAGCCCAACGCCTCGATGCCCTGGCCGACGCCTGCGTGCTGCTGCCCGACGGCCACGGCCTCATCTTCCCGCACGGCTACTACCTGCAAACCGGCGACGGCAAGCAGTTCGAAAACGTGCCGTCTGAATTGGTGTTTGAGAAGCGCGTGGCCTCGCCCAACGGCGAGGATTTCCTGTACGTGTTCTTTCAGAAAGACAACGGCCTGTACCTGCTGCTGAGCTACAACCTGATCAGCCAGAAGGTGGCCGCGCCCATCGTGTGCCACGGCTACGCGCTGTTCGAGAACGGCGAACTTTGCTACTTCCGCGCCGACGAGGAGCCCAAAAAACACCACGCCGTACAGATCTGGCAAACGCCTTACACCGCCCCCAACTTTCAGCTGCCTGCCGTGCAGGATGGCTACCTAGGCAAGCTGGGCAACAAGGAAATTGTGCGAGCCATGGCCGAGGCCCAGGAGGTGCTTACGCTCATTGGCAAGGACGACTCTTACACCGGCCTGTACCTCGACCTGATCCGCCGCACCACTACCCTTTCCGACTCATACCACTGGCTGGCCGAGCCCGGCGCCGAGAAGCTGGCCGAGCCGCTGCAGGACATCCGCCAGGCTGCTACCTCGGCGGTAGAGGAATTTGATAAGGTGCAGCGCATTCGTCGCAGCACGCACGAGCAAACCCAGCAAGTACTGGGCCGCGCCGCCGAATTGCGCGACTACATCAAGCGCACGGCCGATGCTACCGAGGTGCAGGAATACGTGCAGCAACTGGCCAACTTGCGCCAAGTGCGCGGCGAGGTTATTTCGCTGAAAGAACTGCGCTACGTTGACGCCGCGGCCGTAGAGCGCACCGCCGAGGAGCTGCAAGGTTTGTCGCAGGAAGTTGCCCAGCGTACGGTCGACTTCTTGCTGCGCGACAATGCCCTGGCCCCTTACGCCGAGCGCGTGGCTGCCCTAGGTGCGGGCATCGAGCAGGTGCCCACGGTAACCGAAGCCAACCGCCTCGAGCAGGACATGAACGCCGTGGCCGCCGAGCTAGAGCTGCTGATTGAAGTAGTGGGCAACCTGCCCATTGCCGACCCCACGCAGACCACCCGCATCATCGACAACATCTCGGGGATTTACGCCGGCTTCAACCAGCTGCGGGCCGCCCTCAAGAAACGCCGCCAGGCCCTGGCCGGCACCGAGGCCCAAGCCGAGTTTGCCGCCCAGCTGAAGCTCCTCGAGCAGTCGTTGGTAAACTACCTCGACCTTTCCGACACGCCTGCCAAGTGCGACGAGTACCTCTCGCGCCTGATGGTGCAGTTGCAGGAGTTGGAGGGCAAGTTTCCGGAGTTCGACCAGTTTCTAAGTCAGCTAGCTACCCGCCGCGAAGAAGCTTACGAGGCCTTTGAGGCCCGCAAGCAAAGCCTGGTAGCCGCGCGCAACCAACGCGCCACGGCCCTGCTGCAATCGGCCGAGCGCATGCTGAAGGCGGTGCACAACCGCGTAGCCAAGCTCACGTCGGTGGCCGACATCAACGGCCATTTCGCGGCCGACGTGATGGTGGAGAAGGTGCGCCGCACTGTGGATGAGCTGCTGGCCCTAGGCGACGCCGTAAAGGCCGACGACTTACAATCGCGCCTGAAAACGGTGCGCGAAGACGCCGTACGCCAGCTGAAAGACCGCGCCGACTTGTTTGTGGACGGTGGCCAGGGCGTGCGCTTTGGTCCGCACACCTTCACGGTAAATACCCAACCGCTGGAGCTGACCCTGGTGCTGCGCGATGGGCAGCTGCACTACCACCTCACCGGCACCAACTTCTTCCGGGCCGTGGCCGATGCTGCCGTGGAGCAGGCCCGCCCGGTGTGGGAGCAAACGCTGCCCTCCGAAAACCACGATGTGTACCGCGCCGAGTTTCTGGCCTACCAGCTGCTCGCAGTCGCCCAAAACCCAGCACCGGCCGCTGAGGGTGCACCGGCCACGCTGCAAGTGGCGGAGTTGGAGCGCCTAGGTGCCGCCGAGCTGCTGAGCTACGTGCAGCAGCACATGGCCCCGCGCTACGCCGAGGGCTACCTCAAAGGCGTACACGACCACGACGCGGCGCAAATACTGGCTGCGCTTGTGCGCCTAACCCGCACCACCGGCTTGCTGCGCTACCCCACCGAAACCCGCGCCGCCGCCAGCCTGTACTGGCACCGCTTTGCCCCCGCCGATAAAAAAGCCCATTGGTTGCACCAGATTCGGGGCCTTGCCCTGTTGTTGCAGGTATACCCTGGCGCGCAGGAAACAAGCAAGCTCGCCGCCGAGCTGCAGGCTGCCCTCAGCCAGTTCGCGCAAGAAAGTGGCCTGTTTACCCCAGCCGAAGTAGCCGAAGCAGGCACCTACCTACTGCACGAGTTGATTCAGCAAGCCTCGGCTTCCAAAAACCGACAGTTGCCGGCAAGTATCACCCAAGGCGGTTTGGTTGAAGGCCGCGGCAGCATGGTGGTTGAGCAGTATCAACCCCGCGCTACCCCCTTCACCACCTCCGCCGAAGCCGCCGATCTGCACGATGCCTTCCTGAAGCAACTGAAGGAGCGCCGCGCCACCGACACCTTCGAGGCTTCGGTAGCGGCCCTAGGTCAGCAACCCACGGCGCAGTACCAACTGGTACGGCAGTGGCTGCAGGCTTTCCTCAAGCAAGCCAACCACACGGCTTGGGTTGAGTACGGCGACGAGGCCGCCGCGCTGCTCGTTACGCGTAGCTACAACCCCGCGCAGGTGGTGCGCACGCCGCTTACGGAGGTGCTGCCCGGCCTGCGCGGTACGCACCCGCGCATTCAGGAAGACCACAGCTACGCGCTCAACTTCCCGCACTTCCGCCGCCGGCTGCACCACTACGTGCAGCACACGCAGCCGCAGTTCGAGCGGTTTGCCGAGCTGAAAAAGCAGTTGCTGGCCCAAGCCGCCGACACCATGCGCCTCGACGACTTCCGCCCGCGCGTGCTCACCTCCTTTGTGCGCAACCGCCTCATCGACCAGGTGTACCTGCCGCTGATTGGCGCCAACTTGGCCAAGCAAATTGGTACCGCCGGCGAGGGCAAGCGCACCGACCTGATGGGTTTGCTGCTGCTTATTTCGCCGCCGGGCTACGGCAAAACCACGCTGCTCGAGTACGTGGCCAACCGCCTAGGTCTGATCTTTATGAAGATCAACGGGCCGGCCATCGGCCACGCCGTTACGAGCGTCGACCCAGCACAGGCACCGAATGCCGGCGCGCGGCAGGAGCTGGAAAAGCTGAACCTGGCCTTCGAGATGGGCGACAACGTGATGATTTACGTCGACGACATACAGCACTGCCACCCCGAGTTTCTGCAGAAGTTTATCTCGCTTTGCGATGCGCAGCGCAAGATTGAGGGCGTGTACCAGGGCCGCGCCCGCACCTACGATTTCCGCGGCCGCAAGGTGTGCGTGGTGATGGCCGGCAACCCCTACACCGAAACCGGCGACGTGTTTAAGCTGCCCGACATGCTCGCCAACCGCGCCGACATTTACAACCTAGGCGACATCCTGACGGCCGGCTCCGAAGAAGCCTTCCGCCTCTCCTACCTCGAAAACGCCCTCACCAGCAACGCCGCCCTAGGTCGCCTGGCCACCCAGGCGCCGCAGGACGTGCCCGCCCTCATCCGCCTCGCCGAAACCGGCCAAGCCGACGGCTTGACCTTCGAGGGCAACCACGCTCCCGAGGAGCTCAGCGAGTACGTGGCCGTGCTGCAAAAGCTGCTGCGCCTGCGCGACGTGGTGGCCCGCGTAAACGCCGCCTACATTGCCAGCGCCGCCCAGGCCGACGCCTACCGCACCGAGCCTCCGTTTAAGCTGCAGGGCTCGTACCGCAACATGAACAAGCTGGCCGAAAAGGTGCGCCCGGTAATGAACGAGCAGGAAGTAGAGCAGCTGCTGGCCGCCCACTACGAAAGCGAAGCCCAAACCTTAACCAGCGCTGCCGAAGCCAACCTACTTAAGCTGCGCGAGCTGCTCGGCTGGCTCACGCCCGAGCAGCAACAGCGCTGGCAGCAGATCAAGCACACCTACCAAGACAACCTGCGCAACTCGCAAGCCGGCCAAGTGCTGCAGGTGCTCACCAAGCTCGAGGCCATTGCGGGCGGGCTGAGCGGGATTCGGGAAGTACTAAAAAATGCTTAA
- a CDS encoding flotillin family protein, with the protein MIEQLSLAVLVIAGLFLLGIIAIVVKMYQKAVQGEALVRTGLGDTRVSFSGIFVIPVLHKLEVMDITLKTIVISRHGKEGLVCKDNLRADVKVNFFVRVNKTQDDVVQVAQSIGTRRASDPTALEALFDAKFSEALKTVGKQFDFIELYNSREQFKQEILRIIGTDLNGYVLDDCAIDYLEQTPLNALNHDNILDAEGIKKIIALTSEQKIQANAIERETQKTIKKQDVEAQETILQLEKQLTENQEKQRREIASIKAREAAEIAKVQQEELLKSERARLATEEEVKVAEQNRDRQVLVAERNKQRTDAVETERVAQAQALEANERERIVALAQIEKEKALEEERKNIQAIIRERIAVEKATVQEEERIKDTRAQAEAERLKLVALTKAKQETDAQTINFVGSADMEKQAAELRAKQALIDAEAEKASAEFKAQAIRTLAEAEASKAAAVGLAEAQVMQAKAVARQKEGETEATVLQLTATAEAQAIQAKATAQAEADEKLGVVAAKVNREKAMVEVEVVDAMADAQQKKGLAEVRVNEEMFAVEAKGIEAKADAMKKLDGVGKEHEEFKLRLAKDQAVELAEISIQKDIAAAQSGVIAEALKAAKIDIVGGETMFFDQIIGSITKGKSIDRAVGNSQVLTTVKDTFFPLDAAGGVDFKTNLTKFVNQFGLSSDDVKNLSISALLLQMMNKAGDDATRNTITQLAGTAKMLGISDKVVSTLN; encoded by the coding sequence ATGATCGAACAATTATCCTTGGCAGTGCTGGTTATTGCCGGCCTGTTCCTGCTTGGCATCATCGCCATTGTGGTGAAGATGTACCAAAAAGCCGTGCAGGGCGAAGCCCTCGTGCGCACCGGCCTCGGCGACACCCGCGTGTCGTTTTCGGGCATCTTCGTTATACCGGTGCTGCACAAGCTTGAGGTGATGGACATCACCCTGAAAACCATCGTCATCAGCCGCCATGGCAAAGAGGGCTTGGTGTGCAAAGACAACCTACGCGCCGACGTGAAGGTGAATTTCTTCGTGCGCGTCAACAAAACCCAGGACGACGTGGTGCAAGTGGCCCAGAGCATTGGCACGCGCCGCGCCTCTGACCCAACCGCTCTCGAAGCTTTGTTCGACGCTAAGTTTTCGGAGGCCCTAAAGACCGTGGGCAAGCAATTCGACTTCATCGAGTTGTACAACTCGCGCGAGCAATTCAAGCAGGAAATCCTGCGCATCATCGGCACCGACCTGAACGGCTACGTGCTCGACGACTGCGCCATCGACTACCTGGAGCAAACGCCGCTGAACGCGCTCAACCACGACAACATCCTCGACGCCGAAGGCATCAAGAAGATTATCGCGCTTACCTCGGAACAAAAAATCCAGGCCAACGCCATTGAGCGCGAAACCCAGAAGACCATCAAGAAGCAGGACGTAGAGGCGCAGGAAACCATTCTGCAGCTGGAAAAGCAGCTGACCGAAAACCAGGAAAAGCAGCGCCGCGAAATTGCCAGCATTAAGGCCCGCGAAGCCGCCGAAATTGCCAAGGTGCAGCAGGAAGAGCTGCTGAAGTCGGAGCGCGCCCGCCTCGCAACCGAGGAGGAAGTGAAAGTGGCCGAGCAAAACCGCGACCGGCAAGTGCTGGTGGCCGAGCGCAACAAGCAACGCACCGACGCCGTGGAAACCGAGCGCGTGGCGCAGGCCCAGGCCCTGGAGGCCAACGAGCGGGAGCGTATCGTGGCCCTGGCTCAGATTGAGAAAGAAAAAGCGCTGGAAGAAGAGCGCAAGAACATTCAGGCCATTATCCGCGAGCGAATTGCCGTGGAAAAAGCCACCGTGCAGGAAGAAGAGCGCATTAAAGACACTCGCGCTCAGGCCGAAGCCGAACGCCTGAAGCTGGTGGCGCTTACCAAAGCCAAGCAGGAAACCGACGCCCAAACCATCAACTTCGTAGGCTCGGCCGACATGGAAAAGCAAGCCGCCGAGCTGCGCGCCAAGCAGGCACTGATCGATGCCGAAGCCGAAAAAGCCTCGGCCGAGTTTAAAGCCCAAGCCATCCGTACATTGGCCGAAGCCGAGGCCTCGAAAGCCGCTGCCGTAGGCCTGGCCGAAGCCCAGGTGATGCAAGCCAAAGCCGTTGCCCGCCAGAAAGAAGGCGAAACCGAAGCCACCGTGCTGCAGCTTACCGCCACGGCCGAAGCCCAAGCCATTCAGGCCAAAGCCACGGCGCAAGCCGAAGCCGATGAGAAGCTGGGCGTGGTAGCTGCCAAAGTGAATCGCGAAAAAGCGATGGTAGAAGTGGAAGTAGTAGACGCCATGGCCGACGCTCAGCAGAAGAAAGGCCTGGCCGAAGTGCGCGTGAACGAAGAAATGTTTGCGGTAGAAGCCAAAGGCATCGAAGCCAAGGCCGACGCCATGAAAAAGCTCGACGGCGTGGGCAAAGAGCACGAGGAGTTCAAACTACGGCTGGCTAAAGACCAAGCCGTGGAGCTGGCCGAAATCAGCATCCAGAAAGACATTGCGGCCGCGCAGTCGGGCGTTATTGCCGAGGCTCTGAAAGCCGCCAAAATCGACATCGTGGGCGGCGAAACCATGTTCTTCGACCAGATTATCGGCTCCATCACCAAGGGCAAGAGCATCGACCGTGCCGTGGGCAACTCGCAGGTGCTGACTACGGTGAAGGATACCTTCTTCCCGCTCGATGCCGCCGGCGGCGTAGACTTTAAAACCAACCTAACCAAGTTCGTCAATCAGTTCGGCCTCAGCTCGGATGATGTTAAGAACCTGAGCATCTCGGCCCTGCTGCTGCAGATGATGAACAAAGCCGGCGACGACGCCACCCGCAACACGATTACCCAACTAGCCGGCACCGCCAAAATGCTGGGTATCTCGGACAAGGTGGTAAGCACGCTGAATTAG
- a CDS encoding PH domain-containing protein, whose translation MPRLFPAKVSWWLFGPILALIVGSAVANFLYGALMGALVCLAVAAFVAYVVLYTRYELIDNATLHIQSGPFTWQVPVQQITRIVPTTNPLSSPAPSLDRLKISYNKYDEVMISPRDKAAFIAALQQINPGIQLG comes from the coding sequence ATGCCGCGCTTATTTCCTGCCAAGGTTTCTTGGTGGCTGTTTGGACCTATCCTGGCTCTTATCGTTGGCAGCGCTGTTGCCAACTTCCTCTACGGTGCCCTTATGGGCGCGCTGGTGTGCTTGGCAGTAGCAGCTTTTGTGGCTTACGTGGTGCTCTACACCCGCTACGAGCTAATCGACAACGCCACGTTACACATTCAATCGGGTCCGTTTACGTGGCAGGTGCCGGTGCAGCAAATCACCCGCATTGTACCCACCACCAACCCGCTCAGCTCGCCCGCGCCGTCGCTCGACCGCCTGAAGATCAGCTACAATAAGTACGACGAGGTGATGATATCGCCCCGCGACAAAGCTGCCTTTATTGCCGCGCTGCAGCAAATTAACCCTGGCATTCAGCTCGGCTAG
- a CDS encoding PspA/IM30 family protein, with product MNIFSRLFKIGQAEANSAVDQLEDPIKMTEQGLRDLRQDLDKSLHALAEVKAMAIRSRNEAASFRTKAQDYETKAVLLLQRAHRGDLATAEADRLASEALGKKTENEAQAERAAADQQKFEASAQQLDANVQTLKQTIGTWENELKTLKARAAVSSATKTINKQLAQLDSSGTVALLERMKEKVAVEEALAESYGEIAQESRTVDQEIDKALEQSAGGKAAADLQALKQKLGLAEQPQQ from the coding sequence ATGAACATCTTTTCCCGCTTGTTTAAAATTGGTCAGGCCGAAGCCAACTCCGCAGTCGATCAGCTTGAAGACCCCATCAAGATGACCGAGCAAGGCCTGCGCGACTTGCGCCAGGACCTCGACAAAAGCTTGCACGCCCTGGCCGAGGTGAAAGCCATGGCCATCCGGAGCCGCAACGAGGCCGCAAGCTTCCGCACCAAAGCCCAGGACTACGAAACCAAGGCGGTGCTGTTGCTACAGCGCGCCCACCGCGGCGACCTCGCCACCGCCGAGGCCGACCGCCTCGCCAGCGAAGCCCTAGGTAAGAAAACCGAAAACGAAGCCCAGGCCGAGCGGGCCGCCGCTGATCAGCAAAAGTTTGAAGCCTCGGCGCAGCAGCTCGATGCCAACGTGCAAACCCTGAAGCAAACCATTGGCACCTGGGAAAACGAGCTGAAAACGCTGAAGGCCCGCGCCGCGGTGAGCTCGGCTACGAAAACCATCAACAAGCAGCTGGCCCAGCTCGATTCGTCGGGCACGGTGGCCCTGCTCGAGCGCATGAAGGAGAAGGTGGCCGTGGAAGAAGCCCTGGCCGAATCGTACGGCGAAATCGCGCAGGAAAGCCGCACCGTCGATCAGGAAATTGACAAAGCATTGGAGCAAAGCGCCGGTGGCAAAGCGGCCGCCGATTTGCAGGCCCTGAAGCAGAAGCTGGGCCTCGCCGAGCAGCCGCAGCAGTAA
- a CDS encoding YbjN domain-containing protein, whose translation MPNRYFATVKNYLLALGFDIRHADEHDGVLVVDNPALGIRNLVLGCGEPLLIMEQYLLELPTPSCEVYQRLLQKNRDIIHGAFALDESGRKVIFRDTLQIETLDQSELEAVLNSLSLLLTEFSDELIEFSRGVAAPVLAS comes from the coding sequence ATGCCCAACCGCTACTTCGCTACTGTTAAGAACTACTTGCTGGCACTTGGTTTCGATATCCGCCACGCCGACGAGCACGACGGCGTGTTGGTGGTTGACAACCCGGCGCTGGGCATCCGCAACCTGGTGCTGGGTTGTGGCGAGCCGCTCCTGATTATGGAGCAATACCTGCTGGAGCTGCCGACACCATCGTGCGAGGTGTACCAACGCCTGCTGCAGAAAAACCGCGACATCATTCACGGGGCTTTTGCCCTCGACGAGTCGGGCCGCAAAGTAATTTTCCGCGACACGCTGCAAATCGAAACCCTCGACCAATCGGAGCTGGAAGCCGTGCTCAACTCGCTTAGCCTGCTGCTCACGGAGTTTTCCGACGAGCTGATTGAGTTTTCGCGCGGCGTGGCCGCGCCCGTGCTAGCCTCTTAA
- a CDS encoding LexA family transcriptional regulator yields the protein MSYIGNNIRKIRAVKKLSQAAFAELFGLARPSVGAYEEGRSEPKMETLIQIAQHFGLSVDLLLTRELTVNDLYRFDIFQQELKAAPAPDVKAEADKQAHLTPLVPADRVLEYIVHHHNPQFIDELTALTFPHRLGPATRAFELSGADMHPTLRHHDVVLCCPVDKAAPVLRVGEVYAFVTQNRLLVRRLAERLPDSPVLRLRADNPDYPVQEFDLGQALEIWEVKAVFSTHLRPPAVLEDRVSKLERQVEELLTRLQ from the coding sequence ATGTCCTACATCGGAAATAATATTCGGAAGATTCGTGCAGTTAAAAAGCTGAGCCAGGCAGCTTTCGCTGAATTGTTTGGTTTGGCCCGACCAAGCGTTGGGGCCTACGAAGAAGGTCGCTCCGAGCCAAAAATGGAGACGCTGATTCAGATTGCTCAGCATTTTGGCTTATCGGTTGACTTGCTACTAACAAGAGAGCTTACCGTAAACGACCTCTACCGTTTCGATATATTTCAGCAGGAGTTGAAGGCTGCGCCAGCGCCCGATGTGAAAGCCGAAGCCGACAAACAGGCCCACCTAACGCCGCTAGTGCCCGCCGACCGGGTGCTCGAGTACATTGTGCACCACCACAACCCGCAGTTCATCGACGAGCTAACTGCCCTTACGTTTCCGCACCGCCTCGGGCCGGCCACGCGGGCTTTCGAACTTAGTGGGGCCGATATGCACCCCACGCTGCGCCATCACGATGTGGTGCTGTGCTGCCCCGTGGATAAGGCCGCGCCCGTGCTGCGCGTGGGCGAGGTGTACGCATTCGTGACCCAAAACCGCTTGCTGGTGCGCCGCCTGGCCGAGCGCCTGCCCGATAGCCCCGTGCTGCGCCTGCGCGCCGACAACCCCGATTACCCCGTGCAGGAATTTGACCTGGGGCAGGCCCTGGAAATTTGGGAGGTAAAGGCCGTATTCAGCACCCACCTGCGCCCGCCGGCCGTGCTCGAAGACCGCGTAAGCAAGCTAGAGCGGCAAGTAGAAGAACTGCTAACGCGGTTGCAGTAG
- a CDS encoding MaoC family dehydratase translates to MSQLTISSLADLEQYEGQMLGTSAYHTISQEQINSFAAATLDFQWIHTDAERAQRESPFKATIAHGYLTVALLPYLWQQIVRIENLKMQVNYEIESLRFNQPVAVNSEVRLLAKLLSVKNLRGIAKASIEVILEVKDSKKPAYTGIVTFLYHFND, encoded by the coding sequence ATGAGCCAACTTACCATCAGCAGCCTTGCCGACCTCGAGCAGTACGAGGGGCAAATGCTAGGCACCTCCGCGTACCACACCATCAGCCAGGAGCAAATCAACAGCTTTGCCGCCGCCACGCTCGATTTTCAGTGGATTCACACCGACGCGGAGCGCGCCCAACGCGAGTCGCCGTTTAAGGCCACCATTGCGCACGGCTACCTCACGGTGGCGTTGTTGCCTTACCTCTGGCAGCAGATTGTGCGCATCGAGAACCTGAAGATGCAGGTGAACTACGAAATCGAGAGCCTGCGCTTCAATCAGCCCGTGGCCGTGAACAGCGAGGTGCGCTTGTTGGCCAAGCTGTTGTCGGTGAAGAACCTACGCGGCATTGCCAAAGCGAGCATCGAGGTGATTTTGGAAGTGAAGGACAGCAAGAAGCCCGCCTACACGGGCATTGTCACCTTTCTGTACCACTTCAACGACTAG
- a CDS encoding DUF3592 domain-containing protein: protein MNPSFHVESVVFVAMGLFFMFTGLYARRSQQTRAQRGVRSKATLIGQTPSRSGLLTSMVQFSVRGGGQITTDTESLGEAGKYTVGQEVEVIYDPQNPENADFATEKPTGIGFAVVIGLGFLVVGTLQLLGYLPLFEQE from the coding sequence ATGAATCCTTCTTTCCACGTCGAGTCCGTTGTTTTCGTTGCCATGGGGCTGTTCTTCATGTTCACGGGCTTGTATGCTCGACGCAGTCAGCAAACGCGCGCACAACGCGGCGTGCGCAGCAAGGCTACCCTCATCGGGCAAACGCCTTCGCGCAGCGGCTTGCTTACCTCTATGGTGCAGTTTTCCGTCCGGGGTGGCGGCCAAATCACCACCGATACCGAGTCGCTCGGGGAAGCCGGCAAGTACACAGTGGGCCAAGAGGTAGAAGTAATCTATGATCCGCAGAACCCCGAAAATGCCGACTTCGCCACCGAAAAACCGACCGGCATTGGCTTCGCTGTGGTTATTGGGTTGGGCTTTCTCGTTGTGGGGACTTTGCAGCTACTGGGCTATCTGCCCCTGTTCGAGCAAGAGTAG